A stretch of DNA from Basfia succiniciproducens:
CGTATTATCAGCGGTGAAGCGGAAGCGGAAATGATCTATGCCGGCGTATCTCATACTCAGCCGGAACAAGCCCGTAAATTGGTTATCGATATCGGCGGCGGTTCTACGGAAATGATTATCGGCGAGGGGTTTACCCCTTTGCTGGTTAATAGCCGTAATATGGGGTGTGTCAGTTTTGCTAAACAGTTTTTTGTTAATGGTGAAATATCAGAACAGAATTTTAATCGGGCACGGCAAACGGCGTTAGAGAGAGTTCGGGATCTCAGCGAACAATACCGGCAACTTGGTTGGAAACACGTATTAGGCTCATCAGGTACTATTAAAACCGTTCATCAGGTGATTATGGCAAACATAGACAATGACGGCATTATTACCGCCGGCCGTTTAGATCATCTTATTGAACGGACTTTAAAGGCGACACATTTTGATAACTTAAAGTTATCGGGTTTAATAGAAGAACGTGCCGACGTATTTGTGCCGGGATTAGCGATTTTAAGCGCGGTATTTGATGCTTTTGATATTCAGCAAATGCGCTATTCCGACGGCGCGTTACGCGAAGGCGTGATGTATAGTTTGGAAACAAATTTTCAGGTAACCAACATACGTGAGCGTACCGCCGAAGGTTTGGCGGAGCAATTTAATATCGACAGAGAACAGGCTCATCGCGTTACCCAAACTGCGGTGCTGTTAGCTCAACAATTTACCGGCTGGCAATCGCCCGAACAGGCGGAAGAATTGCAGGAAATTTTGCTTTGGGCGGCACTGTTACACGAAGTGGGAATTGTGATTAACCATAAAAATCTTCAAAAACATTCCGCCTATATTTTGCAGAATATCGAATTGCCGGGCTTTGATAAAGAGCAGCAACGGCTACTTGCTACTTTGGTGCGCTACCATATCAATAATTTCCGCCTTGAAGATATCAGCGCCGGGCGCTATGAAATACAGGATGTATTATCGCTTATTCGTTTGTTACGCCTTGCTATCGCCTTGAATAAATCCCGTCAGGCAACGGAAAGTACGGAAGAGATTTCTTTAAAAACCGACCGCATTTCTTCATTATGGACATTAACTTTCGAGCCGAACTATCTGCGCGACAATCCGTTGGTAGAAAATGATTTAGCGGCGGAACAGTTACAGTTGAAAGATATTGGTATCAATTTTAAATTTGCCTAATAAAATTCTGCTAAAAAGCACCGCACTTTATCTCGCAAAGTGCGGTGCTTTTTTATGAATTTTTATTAGGAAATATTCAAGAAAAAACGCACATTTCTCAATGTGCGTTATAAACTTAAGTTATGCAACCCACAACAGGATTGCTAACAACTGAGGAGAAATTATTCGCAGGAACATCACCAGCGGATACACGGTGGCGTAAGATAAAGCGGCTGCACCGTTTTCTTCTTTAATCGCATTGGCAAAGGCTAATGCCGGCGGATCGGTCATGGAACCTGCGAGTAAACCGCAGATACTGAGATAATTCATCTTCGCATAGATCCGGGCGATAATGCCCACAGCCATTAACGGAACAAATGTAATCAGCACGCCGTATCCCATCCAGGTTACCCCATCACCTTGAGTTAAGGTATTGACGAAATTACCGCCGGATTTTAAGCCTACAACCGTAAGGAATAACACAATACCGATCTCACGTAACGCTAAGTTGGCGCTTGGCGGCATAAACCAATAAAGTTTGCCGATTGAACCGATACGGGAAAGAATTAATGCCACCACTAACGGACCGCCCGCAAGACCTAATTTGAGTGCAACGGGGAAACCGGGAATATGAATCGGTAATGAACCTAACAAAACCCCTAAACCAATCCCGATAAAAACCGGTAGCATTTGCACCTGTTGCAATTTCTGTTTGGCATTACCGATAATAGAAATGGCGGCATCCATGGTTTCGACGTTACCAACCATGTGAAGAACGTCCCCGAACTGTAAAATGCTGTCCGCAGTCGGCACAAGTTCAACCCCGGCACGGTTTAAGCGGGAAATCATAATGCCGTAACGCTGATGAATACCCAAAGTACGAATGCGTTTACCCAATACTTTTTCATTGGTTACCACAACCCGTTCGGAACGGATATTGCCAACCAGTTTGGACGGCTCAAGTTCGATTTTTTCACCGACAATTAAGCACATTCTTTGCAATGAATGCGAATCGCCTACAAGATGAAGAACATCGTTGAGGAATATTGTCGTATCGGCTTTCGGCACGCTGATGTTTTCTTCCCGTTTTAAGCGGGTACAAACCACGCCTCTTTCATCAAAGCCGGGAATATCGCGCAAACATAATCCGTCTAAATTCGGATTTGCCACCCGGATATTGATTTTCTGTAAAGATTCCGTTTGTTGACCGCTTTCCTGGGTAAATTTTTTCGCTTCGTCATCCACTTTGACTCTGAATATAAGACGGACTAACCACATACTTGCCAGAATACCGCAAATACCGAAAGGATAAGCAACCGCATAGGCCATACCCATGCTTTGGGTGATATTTTGCATACCTAGCTCGGTAAGAATTTGCTGACCTGCACCTAAAGACGGCGTATTGGTGACCCCGCCCGAATAGATACCTAAAATAATATCTAACGGCACATCAAAGGCTTTGTTGATAATTACAACAATTAATGAACCTAAAGCTACAATTAGCGTTGCTAACGCATTGAGTCTTAACCCGGATTTCCGCAATGAAGCGAAAAAACCCGGCCCTACTTGGATACCTATCGTATAAACGAATAAAATTAAACCGAATTCTTGCACAAAATGCAGCGTATGAGCATCAAGTTGAAGACCGTTTTGTTCGCTGAAATGCGAAACGATAATCCCCCCGAATAATACGCCCCCAATACCAAGACCCACTCCCTTAATTTTCCACTGGCCAATCCATAGGCCAAGAACAGCAGCAAGAGAAAGAATGCTGATCGTTATTGCTATGTCAGACATGACTACCTACCTTGAGTTAATATTTACTGGGGGCAATTATAGCAAATGAGAAATTTGTGGATTTGATAATGCTCAAACAAATTTAAAAAATGAAACATTCATCACATTTTTCCTTGCTAAATGTAACAATTTGCTCAAGAATATCCGCTTAAATTTTAACTTATCTATAGGAAGTGGAATGAATTATTCTCAGGAGCTGCTGACATCGTTACTTTGGATTTTTAAAGCAATCGGTATTACGGCCGTTCTTTTTTCATTGACTGTTTACGTTTTAGTCAAAACGACCCGTTGGGGCCGCCAGTTCTGGATGTTGGCAGCAGGCTATATTTCGCCTAAACGAAGTAAAAAACCTATCGGATATTTTGTAATTATCGTATTTTTTAATTTGCTTTCGGTACGTTTGGATATTTTATTTTCCGAATGGTATAAGGCAATGTATAACGCCTTACAGGAATCCAATGAAAAAATGTTCTGGATTCAAATGGTTGTTTTTTCCGTGTTAGCGACGATTCACATCGCAAATGTTTTGCTAACTTATTATTTGACTCAGCGTTTTACCATTCAATGGCGCACTTGGCTGAATAATGAAATGGTGAACAGATGGACGGAAAATCAAGCCTATTATAAAGCGCAGTACGTTTACAATAAACTGGATAACCCGGATCAACGTATTCAGCAAGATGTGCTTTCTTTTGTTTCCAATTCTATCGAATTTGCAACGGGCGTAATTTCTTCCGTGGTGTCAATTGTTGCCTTTACCGTTATTTTATGGGGATTGGCAGGTCCGATGACCGTCGCCGGTATTACTATTCCCCATGCTATGGTCTATCTGGTTTTTATTTATGTTTTAATTACCAGTATTTTTGCATTCCGAATCGGTCGACCGTTAATCAATTTGAATTTTACCAATGAGCGTTTAAACGCGAACTATCGTTATTCCTTAATCCGCTTAAAAGAATACGCGGAAAGCATCGCTTTTTTCCGTGGTGAGAAAATGGAAAAAAACGTGCTGTTTAAGCAGTTTAACCAGGTAATTGGTAACGTATGGAAAATGGTACATATGACCTTGAAATTATCCGGCTTTAACCTTGCGGTATCTCAAGTGTCTGTTATTTTTCCTTTTATTATTCAGGCGAGTCGTTATTTCAGCAAACAAATTCAGTTGGGCGATTTGATTCAAACGGCGCAATCTTTCGGGAGGGTGCAGACAGCGCTTTCCTTCTTCCGTAATTCCTATGACAGTTTTACCGGCTATCGTGCGGTGTTGGATCGTTTAACCGGTTTTTATTCTGCCGTTAATCAGGCGAACAGCGCTTCACACATTTCTATTGAAGACAGTGAAAGTGCGGTTGTTTTTGATAAATTAACGGTGAAAAAACCGACCGGTGAAGCCTTAATTAAAGATTTATCCCTGAATTTGCCGCAAGGCGCGTCGTTATTAATCAAAGGCCCTTCCGGTGCGGGAAAAACTACGCTATTGCGTACTATTGCGGGCCTATGGTCATATTCCGAAGGGATTGTACGTTGCCCGCAACATCATGCGTTATTTTTGTCGCAAAAACCTTATTTACCGCAGGGTCGCTTAATTGACGCTTTATTTTATCCGGAAGTTGCGCCGGAAAACCTGGATTTGGCTCAAGCGGCGGAAATAATGCGCAAAGTACAATTGGGGCATTTAACGGATCGTCTGGAGCAGGAAAACGATTGGACCCGCGTACTTTCATTAGGCGAACAGCAACGGCTTTCTTTTGCCCGCGTATTGATTTGTCGTCCTTTGGTGGCTTTTTTAGATGAAGCAACCGCAAGTATGGATGAAGGTTTAGAAGAATCAATGTATCGTTTATTAAAAACGGAATTGCCGGATACCACAATTATCAGTGTCGGTCACCGTTCTACCTTGCAGATTCATCATACTCAACATTTAGTGATTAATCCGCAGGATCAAAGCTGGGCCCTCAGCTAAATTTTCTTTATTAAAAATGTCTTTTAAGCCAAAATGACAAAAAGTGCGGTTTTTTTGACCGCACTTTTTGTTTTTTATTTTTTGGTAAATACCCGCAACTTTTAATTCTCATTAATAAAAGTCACCTTCTACCTGTTAAGAGGTAGCGTATTTCGATTGGATCAAGAAAATATCAAATAGTGAAAACTTACTCT
This window harbors:
- a CDS encoding ABC transporter ATP-binding protein/permease; protein product: MNYSQELLTSLLWIFKAIGITAVLFSLTVYVLVKTTRWGRQFWMLAAGYISPKRSKKPIGYFVIIVFFNLLSVRLDILFSEWYKAMYNALQESNEKMFWIQMVVFSVLATIHIANVLLTYYLTQRFTIQWRTWLNNEMVNRWTENQAYYKAQYVYNKLDNPDQRIQQDVLSFVSNSIEFATGVISSVVSIVAFTVILWGLAGPMTVAGITIPHAMVYLVFIYVLITSIFAFRIGRPLINLNFTNERLNANYRYSLIRLKEYAESIAFFRGEKMEKNVLFKQFNQVIGNVWKMVHMTLKLSGFNLAVSQVSVIFPFIIQASRYFSKQIQLGDLIQTAQSFGRVQTALSFFRNSYDSFTGYRAVLDRLTGFYSAVNQANSASHISIEDSESAVVFDKLTVKKPTGEALIKDLSLNLPQGASLLIKGPSGAGKTTLLRTIAGLWSYSEGIVRCPQHHALFLSQKPYLPQGRLIDALFYPEVAPENLDLAQAAEIMRKVQLGHLTDRLEQENDWTRVLSLGEQQRLSFARVLICRPLVAFLDEATASMDEGLEESMYRLLKTELPDTTIISVGHRSTLQIHHTQHLVINPQDQSWALS
- a CDS encoding putative transporter, which gives rise to MSDIAITISILSLAAVLGLWIGQWKIKGVGLGIGGVLFGGIIVSHFSEQNGLQLDAHTLHFVQEFGLILFVYTIGIQVGPGFFASLRKSGLRLNALATLIVALGSLIVVIINKAFDVPLDIILGIYSGGVTNTPSLGAGQQILTELGMQNITQSMGMAYAVAYPFGICGILASMWLVRLIFRVKVDDEAKKFTQESGQQTESLQKINIRVANPNLDGLCLRDIPGFDERGVVCTRLKREENISVPKADTTIFLNDVLHLVGDSHSLQRMCLIVGEKIELEPSKLVGNIRSERVVVTNEKVLGKRIRTLGIHQRYGIMISRLNRAGVELVPTADSILQFGDVLHMVGNVETMDAAISIIGNAKQKLQQVQMLPVFIGIGLGVLLGSLPIHIPGFPVALKLGLAGGPLVVALILSRIGSIGKLYWFMPPSANLALREIGIVLFLTVVGLKSGGNFVNTLTQGDGVTWMGYGVLITFVPLMAVGIIARIYAKMNYLSICGLLAGSMTDPPALAFANAIKEENGAAALSYATVYPLVMFLRIISPQLLAILLWVA
- the ppx gene encoding exopolyphosphatase, whose amino-acid sequence is MNNENLRAKATALNNVAKHEMREVREIAAIDLGSNSFHMIVARIVNGSIQVLSRLKRKVRLAAGLDENGVLDQAAISRGVDCLALFAERLQGFKAENVNVVGTYTLRSAVNNQEFLRQAQAVFPYPIRIISGEAEAEMIYAGVSHTQPEQARKLVIDIGGGSTEMIIGEGFTPLLVNSRNMGCVSFAKQFFVNGEISEQNFNRARQTALERVRDLSEQYRQLGWKHVLGSSGTIKTVHQVIMANIDNDGIITAGRLDHLIERTLKATHFDNLKLSGLIEERADVFVPGLAILSAVFDAFDIQQMRYSDGALREGVMYSLETNFQVTNIRERTAEGLAEQFNIDREQAHRVTQTAVLLAQQFTGWQSPEQAEELQEILLWAALLHEVGIVINHKNLQKHSAYILQNIELPGFDKEQQRLLATLVRYHINNFRLEDISAGRYEIQDVLSLIRLLRLAIALNKSRQATESTEEISLKTDRISSLWTLTFEPNYLRDNPLVENDLAAEQLQLKDIGINFKFA